The nucleotide window GACAACAAAAGTTATGGTTTTAGAACAACTGAGATAAGAGCTGGTCAAAAGTTATTTCAGATTTAGAATACTTGACCCCCAAGTCACGCCTATTTAGATAGTTTGAAAGTAGTTTTGTGACATTTCTGGGTTTCTCTTTTATTGTCGCAGAATCGTAATCTATAATATACGTTCTGTTATACGAGACTATTACGTTTTTCCATGGTCTACTCAATTCTTTATGCTCTATGAGTTTCTCTTCAAGAATTCTAGCTCTTTCTAGTAAATCAATTATTGTTTCTCTTCTCTCATTTTTCATTAAATTTCTCCCATGTATATACTCCATTAAAATAAAATTCTTACCGTAATCGTAAACCCTTGGTGCTACTTCCTCTCCGGCTTTGATTTGTAATTTTGCTTCAATTTCTAAGGTTTCTTTAGGAGCATCTGTTCTCCTTATTTTTAGGACTTTGTATGGTTCAACTAATACTACTATTCCAGTTTTTCCTTTCCCTAATACTTTTAAACTCCCTAAGTTCTTTTGACCAAATGAGTACGCGTAATCAAATCCCGCCTTTCTTAGCTCTTCTTCAACTTCTTTAGAATAAGTAGGGTAGATAAAACAGCTTATTTTAACCAAGTTGGAGTTTTCCTCAAGAATTTCATTATTTGTTGATCTTCCGTGTTTTGTAGCCAATAACTCTCGATATTGTACTTCACCTTTAGAACTATATTCTTTTTGGCTATTGTCTCTGCATCGTATTCCTTTCTCTCTTTTATAGAGTATAATCTTCCATCTTCTCCAACCCATATATTATCATTTTTCTGAATAAAATCTTCTATAGTTCCTGAGTAGTATTGTGGTCCAATATTTAGATAATACTGTCCAATGTTCTTACTTTCCAGTTGTACTGCAATAGTGATATTATTGGTATCTCCCCATGCTTGTACATCGATTACTCTAAAACCATATTGTTTTAGTGCTCTCTCTATTTTGTTTACACTTCTCTTTATTTGACCCCATACGATATCCTCTGAACTCTTCTCGTCCAAATTTAACCTTAAAATTAGCACGTCTCCCTTAACTTTTTCCTCTACTTTTTTTGATGGAAAGAAGAACTCTATAGAGGGGTTTTTTAGATAATATTTTGCGGCAATGGAAAATGTCGCTATATTTTTTAATGACACTGCGGCGGTTACATTTCTTTTAGGGTCTACTGGGTCTGGGATAATTAATGGCTCAGAAAAAATTTTCATTGGTTTCGTTAATTCTATTTTTATTGGATGCTTCCATTTTGAGGCCTCTTCTAGAACTTTTCTAAAATTTCCATAATATATAATTAAGAGTTCTGTTGCATATCCAGAGAATCCTTGTACTTTCAATTCAGCCCCGTAAACGCCTATTCCTTTCATGAACCTTTTAAGTAATCTAACCTCATCTTTTCCTCTTTCGTCCAAGTGGGAAGTAACGTATTTCGTATGGAATGGTGTTCTATCAACTGCAGTTATTGCCTTATCTCCGCTTTCCACTCTCAAGGCTGGGACTATATCTACTTCTACGTTATTTATATTGACTATCACATACGGATGT belongs to Saccharolobus solfataricus and includes:
- a CDS encoding serine/threonine protein kinase — translated: MVKISCFIYPTYSKEVEEELRKAGFDYAYSFGQKNLGSLKVLGKGKTGIVVLVEPYKVLKIRRTDAPKETLEIEAKLQIKAGEEVAPRVYDYGKNFILMEYIHGRNLMKNERRETIIDLLERARILEEKLIEHKELSRPWKNVIVSYNRTYIIDYDSATIKEKPRNVTKLLSNYLNRRDLGVKYSKSEITFDQLLSQLF
- the cca gene encoding CCA tRNA nucleotidyltransferase, producing MIEEEVLKIIKPTEEDKKGIEKVLEIIRERLNKLDFEVEGSFRKGTWLRQDTDIDVFVFYPKDVGKEYLERNALNDIINRIKDLDYTLAYAEHPYVIVNINNVEVDIVPALRVESGDKAITAVDRTPFHTKYVTSHLDERGKDEVRLLKRFMKGIGVYGAELKVQGFSGYATELLIIYYGNFRKVLEEASKWKHPIKIELTKPMKIFSEPLIIPDPVDPKRNVTAAVSLKNIATFSIAAKYYLKNPSIEFFFPSKKVEEKVKGDVLILRLNLDEKSSEDIVWGQIKRSVNKIERALKQYGFRVIDVQAWGDTNNITIAVQLESKNIGQYYLNIGPQYYSGTIEDFIQKNDNIWVGEDGRLYSIKERKEYDAETIAKKNIVLKVKYNIESYWLQNTEDQQIMKFLRKTPTWLK